The stretch of DNA GATCAACGGCGAGGCCGTCCCGATGAACACATCCATCGCCGTGCGCAGCGGCGACAAGCTCAGCTTCGGTTTCATGAGGACGGGCGTGCGCAGCTATGTCGCCGTGGCCGGCGGGATCGACGTTCCCCTCATCCTGGGCAGCCGTTCCACCTATGCGTTGGGCGCGTTCGGCGGGTTCGAAGGCCGCAAGCTGCAAGCCGGCGATGTAGTACCCATCGGGGCGCCCTCGCCTGCCGCCAAGGCAGGCCGCAGCATCGACCCCGGACTACTACCCAGATTCGACAGGGAAGTGACACTGCGCATGATGCCCGGCCTGTACTTCCATCGATTGAAACCTGAATCGGCCGAAACGTTTTTCAGCGATACCTGGACCGTCGCGCCGGAGGCCGACCGCATCGCCTACCGCTACAAGGCAGGCCAGCCGCTCAAGTATATAGACCGCACGCCGCCATTCGGTGCCGGCAGCGATCCTTCCAACATCGTCGACTCCGGCTACCCCTATGGCTCCATACAAGTGCCCAGCGGCCTGGAACCCATCATCGTGCATCGGGATGCCGTATCGGGTGGTGGCTACGGAGTGATCGGAACCGTCATCAGCGCCGACATGAACCTGATTGCGCAAATGCAACCCAATAACAAGGCGCATTTCCTGCGCGTGGACATGCATCAAGCCCTGCAAGCCAGGAGGCTGCACAAACAACATCTGGCCAGAATCCGACAAGCCTTGTCTGGCTGACGCTTCGGACTTTCCCCGATGTACGCAAACTGGCAAATCGAAGTGCGCACACAAGCGTATATCCACGCGGCAAGGCATTGTCTCCCGCCCCCCGCCATATAACCCGTATCGACGAATTGTTTAAGGCGCTTATTCCCATGAGTAGGAAGCCATATAGAAAAACCCACTCCACAATGCGCGTCTCGTCAACGTGGACATCAAGCCGGGCGATCGAAGGCGCGGCGTAAGCAAAACCTCGAGCGCATGCGCCAGGCGCTCAGGTCATAAATCCTGATCCATAACCAACTGGGGAACAAAGACCATGGATATAAACCTTACCGGTAGCAACAAGGATGTCGAAGCGACGGACGCGCTCGCCAGGCAGGGCAACGATGAAGACCAGATGAGCCGAGGCTCCCTTGCCATGGCCTGGTACGGCACGGCAAGCGCATTCTTCTTCGTCTACATCGGTGCTGCCATGGCCTCGGCTTATGGCTCCGTGAATGCGATTATCGGCATCGTGCTGACTATCTTCTGCTATGGTGCGATTAATGCCGCGCTGTCGAAGTACGCCATCAACAACCGGACCACCGTCGCACAGTTTTCGCGCACGATCCTGGGTACTACCGGCTCATCCATTGCGACCATCATCTTCGCGCTCACCGCCATCTACTACGCCGTTTTCGAAGGTTCCATCGTCGCTTACGCATTCATGGCGGCATTTGGCGGGCCAAAGTGGCTATGGAGTCTGATTGTCGTCATCTACTCGACCCCTCTTATCATCGGCGGCGTGCGTCGCTTCCTCGACAAACTCAACGGCTGGCTAATGCCGCTTTACTTCTTTGGGCTTATCGCGGCTGTTATCTGGGCTGGCTCCAAATACGGTTTTAGCAACGCGTGGTTAACGCATGCCCCGTCAGTCGAGCTTCCGTTCGTCAAAGGCGGCCCCGGTTGGCTGGCCACGTTTGCAGGGTACATGGGCGTGTGGGTCATGATGATGTTCACGATGGATTTCTCCGCCCTGGGCAAACGGCAGGACATCAAATTTCATCAGCGCTACACCTTCGGCTCCGTTTTCTATGTTCTGGCCTACGGCTTTGCCGCATTCGTCGGCATTTTTCTCACCTTCACCATTCCCGGCATCCAGGTTTCAGAAACGGGCCTGGCTGGCGGCATTGTTTCGCTGATGGGCCTGCTTGGTCTGATTGTCATCATCGCATCCCAAACCCGCATCAATACCGCGAACTATTATCTGGGCGCCTCCAATCTACGGGCATTCGGCGAGCGCATGCTGCGGCTTCATATGCCAAATGTCGTGTGGGTGCTGATATCTTCCATCATCATCTTCCTGATCATGCTTCTGCCCATCGTGCAGTACATCCTGCTTGCGCTCGCCTGGCAGGGCGTCCTGGTGACGGCCTGGGTCGCCATTGCCCTGACCCATGTGCTGCTTGACGACGGACGAAACCAGGAACATGCCGCTATTGGCGACAAGCATTACCGTGCATTCAACAGCAACGGCCTTATTTCCTGGGTGGTTGGCACGGTAGTTGGCATCGCTATGCTGCAGCTCAGCACGATAGACCCGTCGCTTGCCGGGGTCGGATCCACTTGGGGGCCTATCTTCACCGCAGTGTCGTCCACGGTCATCTACGCCCTGCTCTGGAAGGCGCGTCCATCTCGCCGCACTGGCCTCATCGCAACCGTCAGGCCGTAGACGTTATTCAGAACTGACGAGTTGCGTTGCCTTCGCAGGTTCTGGCCGCACGATGCGGCGCCAACGTACTGCAAGATACTGCAAGTCGATCGGATCGCGCCGGGGCCTGGGGGCTGCGGCACGACCCGATCGACGTTTCATTACTCAATTCAGCAAACGCCATCAGGCAAAACGCTCGCCATAGCGTTTCTCTGAAAATCCCACAGTGACCTCACCGTTCCCAGTTACCGTAACTGGCCGGCGCACCAGCGCCGGATAATCGGCGATGAGCTTGATCCATTGCGCATCGGTGGAAGCGGCCCGCCGCTCTTGCGGCAAGGCACGCCATGTCATCGAGGTGCGGTTGACCAGCTTTTCCCAGCCGCCGACCCTGCCGGCCCAGGCCTTGAGCGTGGCCGCGGACACCGGCTCGTCGCGGTAGTCGACGAACGTGTGGGCGACGCCGTGCGCGTCCAGCCATTCGCGGGCCTTGATACAGGTGCCACATTTGGCCAGACCGTAAAGCGTGGTTTTGTTCATGATGCCGAACTCTCCTTGCGCCATTGCAGGCGGTTGGCCACGACCACGAAAACACCCACGGTCAGGATGAAAATCGTGGCCAGGGCGTTGATTTCGGGCTTCAGGCCTAATCGCACGCGCGAGAACACCTCCATGGGCAGCGTGGACGCCCCCGGCCCGGACAGAAATGAGGAGGTCACCACGTCATCGAGCGACAGCGTGAACGACAGCAGCCAGCCCGATGCCAGCGAAGGCGCGATGAGCGGCAAAGTGATCGCGAAGAAGACCTTGAGCGGCGGCGCGCCAAGGTCAAGCGCCGCCTCTTCGATCGAGCGATCCAGATCGCGCACGCGCGCCTGAATGATAACCGCCACGTAGGACATGCAGAGGATGACATGCCCGACCCAAATGGTGAAGCTGCCGTTTTCGGCGGGCCAGCCCAGCGCGCTGCGCATCTCGACGAACATCAGCAACAGCGAGATGCCCAGCACGACCTCGGGAATGACCAACGGTGCGCTCAGCATGCCTACATAAAGTGCAAAACCGCGAAAACGCCCCATGCGCGCGAGCACATAGCCGGCCCAGGTGCCGACGACCGTGGCTGCCGTGGCTGCAAGCAGCGCGATCTTGAAGGACAGCAGCGCCGCCGACAGCAGCGTGTCGTCGTGCAGCAGGGAGATATACCAGCGCAGCGAGAACCCGCTCCAGGAGGTCAGCACCGCCGATGCGTTGAACGAAAACACCACCAGGCAGACGATGGGCAGATAAAGGAATCCGTAGCCCAGCGTCAGGGCCAGCAGGCGCAAGGTCTTGTTGGGACCATTCATCGTCCCGCCTCCCGCTGCTGGTTGCGGACCTCATAGTGCTGGAACAGGGCCAAAGGCACCAGCAGCAGCAAGACCATCACGATGGTCACCGCAGAAGCCATGGGCCAGTCGGCGTTGTTGAAGAATTCGTTCCACATCACGCGGCCCATCATCAGCGTGTTGGCGCCCCCCAGCATTTCGGGAATGACGTACTCGCCCACGCAAGGTATGAACACCAGCATGGCCCCCGAGATCACCCCGGGCATGGACAGGGGCAACGTGATGCGCCAGAAAGCGTTCCAGGGCCGAGCGCCCAGGTCATAGGCCGCTTCCAGCAAGCGCAGGTCCATCTTCACCAGGTTGGCATAGAGTGGCAGTATGAAGAACGGAAGATAGGCGTAGATCATGCCGATGTAAACGGCAAGATCGGTACGATAGATTTCGATGGGCGAATGGGTCAGGCCCAGTGTCATCAACAGCTGATTGAGCAGTCCGTCGTTGCGCAGGATGCCCACCCAGGCATAGACGCGCAGCAGCTGGGACGTCCAGAATGGCAGGATCACGCCCAGCAGCAGCAGCTTGCGCGTCCTGGGGGATGACCTCGCCACGTAATACGCCACCGGATAGCCTATCAGGATGCACCAGATCGTGGTGACCGCAGCCATCTTGATCGAATTGAGATAGGTGGCGGCGTATAGGCTGTCGGAGAACAGCATGGCATAGCCGCGCCAATGCAGATCGAGCTTGGCGATGCCGTCTTCAAGATGTATGAGCGGCGTGTAGGGCGGAATGCCGAACCTCAGATCAGCGAAACTGATCTTGAGTACCAGCAGGAATGGCACCAGCAGGAAAGCCACCATCCACGCATAGGGCGGCAGGATGGCCAGCGTGCGTCCCGACGGCTTCAAGCGCGAGAGCGCGGTCTTCATGCTGCCAGCACCGTGGCGCTATCGGCATCCCAGCTGACATAGGCCTCGTCGCCGATTCCGGGCGCATCCATGCGGACGAGCGTCAGGCTGGGCACGCTGGCCTGGACCATCTTGCCCGAATCCAGGCGTACCTGATAGAGCGCGTAGCCCCCCATCCATGCCATGTGGCTGACGATGCCGCGCGACCAGTTGTAGTCGCCCGGGGGATGCCCGCGTGCAACCACCACGCGCTCGGGCCTTATCGATACGGCCACCTCCATGCCCAGCGGCTCGCTCACGCCATGGCTGACATAAAGGCGCCGCGACAGATCCGTGGACTCGATGGCGACATGATCGGGCTCGTCGATGACGATCGAGCCCTCAAACAGATTGGTCGTGCCGATGAACCCGGCCACGAACCGCGAATTGGGAAAATTGTAGACATCTTGCGGCGTGCCGCACTGCACGATCTGGCCTTCGGTCATGACGGCCAGGCGGCGCGCCATCGTCATGGCTTCCTCCTGGTCGTGGGTGACCAGAATGCAGGTCACCCCAACCTGCTCGACGATCTTGACCAGTTCGATCTGCGTCTTCTGGCGGATCTGTTTGTCCAGCGCCGACATGGGTTCGTCGAGCAGCAGCAGCTTGGGCCGCTTGACCAGGCTGCGCGCCAGGGCCACGCGCTGCTGCTGACCGCCCGAAAGCTGGTGCGGCTTGCGGCGTGTATAGCCAGCCATCTGAACCAAGGTCAGCGCCTCGAAAACACGGTCGTGGATTTCGGCCTTGGGCACCCCCTCCTGCTTCAAGCCAAAGGCCACGTTGGCCTCGACCGTCATGTGCGGAAAGAGCGCATAGGACTGGAACATCATGTTGACCGGCCGCTGGTAGGGCGGCACACGGGTGATGTCCTGGCCATCAAGCAGGATGCGACCGGAGGTGGGCTGCTCGAAACCGGCAAGCATGCGCAGGAGCGTCGACTTGCCGCTGCCCGAGCTGCCCAGGAGCGCGAATATCTCGTTGCGGGCGACCGAGAGATCGACCGAACTGACGGCGACCGTGTCGCCGAAGATCTTGACGACCTGCTCGATCTTGACGAATTCGTCGGGACCCGGGATGGAGGCACTCATGCGCCTATCGCCCGGACTTGAGCTCGGACCACAGGCGAGTCTGCAGGCGCAGGATGCTCAAAGGCAGCGCCTTGATGACAAAGAGCGTCTTGGCCACTTCCGGTGTGGGATATATCTCCGGATTGTCGGCAACCTCCTTGATCACGTATTTGCGCGCCTCTTTGTTGGCGTTGGGATAGAACATGGTGTTGGTGATGGCCGCATGCACTTGAGGGGTCTCGATATAGTTGATGAAGGCCATCGCATTCTGGGGATGCGGCGCATCCTTGGGGACGGCCATCACGTCGAACCAGGCCGGCGCTCCGCCCTTGGGAATGAAGTAGTTGATGTCGTAGGGCTTTTTGGCCTGGCGGGCGCGGTGGCGGGCGATCATCACGTCGCCCGAATAGCCGTAGACCATGCACAGGTCGCCGGAGGCCATTTCGTCGATATAGCCCGAGGAATTGAATTCGCGGATATAGGGGCGGATTTTCATGAGCACCTGCATCGCCGCCTTGTAGTCGTCGGGATTGGTGCTGTTGGGATCCTTGCCCAGATAGTGCAGCACGGCCGGGAACACCTGGGCAGCCTCATCGAGCACGGAGATACCGCAGTCCTTGAGTTTGGCGGCGTTTGCGGGGTTGAAAAGCATGTCCCAGCTGGCCAGATCGGCCTTGTCACCCAGGCGCTTCCTGACCGCGGTAACGTTGTAGCCTAAGCCGTCCGTCCCCATGCCCCAGGGCACGGCGTACTGGTTGCCGGGATCGACCGAGGCCACCAAGGCCATGATGGCGGGATCCTCGTAGTTCAGGTTGGGCATGTGGGCCTTGTCCAGCTTCTGGAACAGGCCGGCCTGGATCTGGCGCGCGACGTAGTTGGTGGACGGCACCACCACGTCGTAGCCGGTATGCCCCGTCAGGAGCTTGGCCTGCAGGACGTCGTTGCTGTCGTAGACGTCATACCGGACCTTGATCCCGGTCAGCCGCTCGAAACCCGGAATCGTATCGGGCGCGGTGTAGTCGGACCAGTTGTAGACGTTGAGAATTTTTTCTTCCGCCGCTGTCGCGCTAAAGGCAGCCAGCGCCAGGGTTGCCGCGAGTATTGTCGCTGCGTGTTTTGCGAGCTTCATCGTTTTCCCTTAGTCTGGATCTTGCGTCCAGGGTTTGCCAAAAAGCGGAATGATAAAGCCTTTTCCTCCAGGGAAAATTGGGGAAATTCTGGTTGTTGTTTGTTGGGTTCTTTGCTGGCGTTTATTGGGTTATTGCGCCGTCTGCGGGGTATCCGGCGAGGCCCTCTCGGATCAGCCCGCCCGATTCCGCATCCAATCGGCCACGCCGAAGAATGAATGCAGGATCCGGTCCTGCAGCGGCTGGGGAACGCCTTGGTCCTGCATCGCGCGCCCCATACAGGCCACCCATTGGTCGCGTTCGCTTTCGCCGATGGAAAACGGCAGATGGCGCGCCCGCAGGCGCGGATGGCCGAAGCGCTCAATGTAGTGATCGGGACCGCCGAAATAGCCGCACAGGAACCAGAAGAGCCTGTCGCGCGCCTGGTCCAGGCTGGGGCCGTGCACGCCGCGCAGGACGGCGAAGTCGGACTCCATGTCCATGAGGTCGTAGAAATGATCGACCAAGGTGCGCACGGCAGGCTCGCCGCCCAGCAGTTCGAAGAAAGTCTTGCTGGAATCCAGGGGCTCGAAAATCGGCTCGACTCGGGTGATCGCTGTCATGGAAAGCTCATCGAAACAGGGTTCAGGTTTCTCGCAAGCTTACCAAGGGCGGCGCGCGCAAGACGCCGCGCAGGGCCAGGGCACCGCCGGTCCAGGCCACCAGCATGCCGGCCGCCGGTCCTGCCAGCCAGGGCCAGAGGCTGGGAGCCATGGTAAAGCGAAACACCTGCTCGGCCAGCAACCAGGCCAGGGCGACGGCTCCGAACGCAGCCAGCAGGCCCGCCAGCGCCCCGACCGCCAACAATTCAATGCGCTGAGTGCGGGCCAATTGCACGCGGGTGGCGCCCAGGGCGCGCAGCACCGCCGCTTCGCGCACGCGCTCATCGCGCGTAGATGCCAGTGCGGCGGCCAGGACCAGCATGCCCGCCAGCAGCGTGAAGGCAAAGAGCAGTTGCACCGCGCGGCTCACTTCGGCCAGCACGACCTGCAGTTGCTGCAAGATGGCGGCCACATCGAAGACCGTCAGGTTGGGGAATCGGGCAACCAGCACGCGCAGCACCGCGCCTCGGCCCGGGGGCAGGTAAAACGAGGTGATCCAGCTGCGCGGCAGCCCCGAGAGCGTGGCCGGCGAAAGGATGGCGAAAAAATTGACCCGCATCGAATCCCAGTCAACCGTGCGCAAGCTGGTCACCCTGGCATCGACGTCCTGTCCGCCCACTTCGAACACCAGCCTGTCGCCTAGGTGCAGGCGCAGCCGCTGGGCCAGACCCGTTTCCAGCGACACCTCGCCTTGCCCGTGCGGCCGCAGCCATCTGCCCTGCGCAATGCGGTTGCCCTTGGGCAGGCTGGCATCGTAGGACAGGTTGAACTCGCGATCGACCAGGCGCTTAGCGCGCGGATCGTCGTAATCGTCCGGCCCGACGGGCTTGCCGTTCACCGCGATCAGGCGGCCGCGCACCATGGGCAGGAGCTTCGCTTGTACCAGCCCGGCGTCTGCGAGCTGCCGGGACACGGCGTCGCGCTGGTCGTCCTGCACGTTAATGAGAAAGCGGTTGGGCGCCTCCAGCGGCAAGGAGCGCTGCCAGCCTGCGATCAGGTCGGTGCGGGTCAATGTGAGCAGCAGCAGCGCCATCAGGCCCACCGCCAAGGCGCACACCTGCGTGATGGTGGCCAGACGGCGGCGCACCACGCCAGCCAGGGCGAAACGCAGAGCCGGCGCGCCTTGCAAGACATTGCGCAGCCTGCCCAGGGCCAGCACGCACAGCCAGGCAGCCAATGCGAACGCCAGAAAGGCCCCGAGAAAGCCACCTGCCACGATGACGGCCAGCCTGGCATCGCCCGCGAACCACCAGATCATCAGGGCCATGCCCAGCGCCCCGAGGGCGTACCCCGCCAGATCGCGGAGCGGCGCGGCATCGAGATCGCGGCGCAATACGCGGGCCGGAGGCACCCGGCGCAGTCGCGACAGCGACGGCATGGCAAAACCCAGGAGCAGCAGCATGCCGGTCAGCATGCCCTGCAAGGCAGGCAGAAAGGACGGCGCGGGCAAATGCGTATTGATGAGCCCGGAAAGCAGCCAGACCAGTACCTGATGCACGCCATAGCCCAACGCGCATCCCGCCGCACAGGAAAAAAGGCCCACCGCGCCGAATTCGACCCGCAACAAACGCGTGACCTGCGCCTGCTGCGCGCCCAGGCAGCGCATGACGGCAATGCCGTCTCGGTGGCGCTGCATGAACCGGCCGGCGGCCAGCGCCACAGCCACCGCGGCAATCATCACGGCCAGCAAGGCCACCAGGGCGAGAAAGCGCTGGGCGCGGTCCAGCGTGCGGCGCACTTCGGGGCGGCCCGATCCCAGGCTGGCAAGCTTTTGTCCGCGCCCCAGCCTGGACTCGAGCCAGGCGCGATATCCTGCCACGGCATCAGGCGGGCCCGCTGCCAGAAGGAAATAATCGACCCGGCTGCCGGTCACCACCAGATCGGTAGCCGGCAGGTCAGACAGATTCATGAGCACGCGCGGCGCCAGATCGATGAACTGCATGCCGCGGTCGGGTTCGTAGGACAGCACCTTGGCCACACGCAAATGCGCATCGCCCAGGGCAATGCTATCGCCCATCTTGATGCCAAGCAGCGCGGGGAGCTGCGCATCGACCCAGACCGTACCGGGCGCGGGCACATCGCGGGTGGCCGCGTCCGGGCCATAGGGTTGGCCGGCCACGCGCAGTACGCCACGCAAGGGGTAACCCGGCTCGACGGCCTTGAGCGAGACCAGCTGGGCGCGGGAGGCCGAACTGGCCATGGATGGAAACTGTTCGACCGCGGACAGGTTCAGGCCTAGTCTGCGCGCCTGGACGGAAAAATCCGTGGGAATGGGCGCATCGGCCTGCAACACCAGGTCGGCGCCCAGCATCTGGGCCGAATCGCGCACCAGCGCCTGTGACACTCGGCTGGACAGAAAGCCCACGCTGGTAATCGAGGCCACGGCCACCACCAGGGCCAGGATGAGCAGCCGCAATTCACCTGCGCGCGCGTCGCGCCGCATCAGTGCCAGGCCAAGGCGCCAGGCGGAAAATTGGGGAAATCCGGGATCGGCCATGCCTGCCATGGTAGCCAATCCCGAGAACTCGGGCTGGAAAAATCAGCGCGGCCGCTTGTCGACCACGCGGCGGGCCTTTCCGGTCAGCGTGCGTTCGACGAAACCGCCTTCGGCGACGCGCACGCGCGCGGTCACGCCGATGTAGGACTTGACCGCGTGCTGTAGCTGCTTGCCCAGGGCATCGCGTTCGGCTTCGCAGAGGTGCTCGAACTCGGCGCGCACTTCGGCCAGGATCTCCAGCGCGTCCAGATTGCCCTCGCGCGTGAGCACCAGTTGGTAGTGCGGCGCCAGTTGGGCGATCTTGAGCACTTGCTCCTCGACCTGGGTGGGAAACACATTGACCCCGCGGATGATCAGCATGTCGTCGCTGCGGCCGGTGATCTTGCCGATGCGGCGCATGCTGCGCGCGGTGGGAGGCAGCAGGCGCGTGAGGTCGCGCGTGCGGTAGCGGATGACCGGCATGGCCTCCTTGGTAAGCGAGGTGAAGACCAGCTCGCCCTCCTCGCCATCGGCCACGGGCAGGCCGGTCTGCGGATCGATGATCTCGGCATAGAAGTGGTCTTCCCACACCACCGGACCGTCCTTGGTCTCGACGCATTCGCTGGCAACGCCGGGCCCCATCACTTCGGACAAACCGTAGATGTCGACCGCATCGATGCCGGCCTCGGATTCGATGTCCTTGCGCATCTGGCCCGTCCAGGGTTCGGCGCCGAAGATGCCGATGCGCAGCGAACTGGCGTGCGGGTCAACGCCCTGCCTGCGCTGCTCTTCGAGGATGTTGCAGAAGTACGAGGGCGTGACCATGATGATGTCGGGCTTGAAATCCTGGATCAACTGCACCTGCTTCTCGGTCTGCCCGCCGGACATCGGGATCACGGTGCAGCCCAGCCTCTCGGCGCCGTAGTGTGCGCCCAGGCCTCCGGTGAAAAGGCCGTAGCCGTAGGCCACGTGCACCACGTCGCCCGGTTTGCCGCCGGCAGCGCGGATCGAACGCGCAA from Bordetella sp. FB-8 encodes:
- a CDS encoding biotin-dependent carboxyltransferase family protein — encoded protein: MAIEILKPGLATSIQDSGRPGYYHLGIPMSGAMDQESYLVANLLVGNDEKAAVIECTLLAPEMQLHQDALIAITGAPAEPKINGEAVPMNTSIAVRSGDKLSFGFMRTGVRSYVAVAGGIDVPLILGSRSTYALGAFGGFEGRKLQAGDVVPIGAPSPAAKAGRSIDPGLLPRFDREVTLRMMPGLYFHRLKPESAETFFSDTWTVAPEADRIAYRYKAGQPLKYIDRTPPFGAGSDPSNIVDSGYPYGSIQVPSGLEPIIVHRDAVSGGGYGVIGTVISADMNLIAQMQPNNKAHFLRVDMHQALQARRLHKQHLARIRQALSG
- a CDS encoding cytosine permease, with amino-acid sequence MDINLTGSNKDVEATDALARQGNDEDQMSRGSLAMAWYGTASAFFFVYIGAAMASAYGSVNAIIGIVLTIFCYGAINAALSKYAINNRTTVAQFSRTILGTTGSSIATIIFALTAIYYAVFEGSIVAYAFMAAFGGPKWLWSLIVVIYSTPLIIGGVRRFLDKLNGWLMPLYFFGLIAAVIWAGSKYGFSNAWLTHAPSVELPFVKGGPGWLATFAGYMGVWVMMMFTMDFSALGKRQDIKFHQRYTFGSVFYVLAYGFAAFVGIFLTFTIPGIQVSETGLAGGIVSLMGLLGLIVIIASQTRINTANYYLGASNLRAFGERMLRLHMPNVVWVLISSIIIFLIMLLPIVQYILLALAWQGVLVTAWVAIALTHVLLDDGRNQEHAAIGDKHYRAFNSNGLISWVVGTVVGIAMLQLSTIDPSLAGVGSTWGPIFTAVSSTVIYALLWKARPSRRTGLIATVRP
- a CDS encoding Spx/MgsR family RNA polymerase-binding regulatory protein, which encodes MNKTTLYGLAKCGTCIKAREWLDAHGVAHTFVDYRDEPVSAATLKAWAGRVGGWEKLVNRTSMTWRALPQERRAASTDAQWIKLIADYPALVRRPVTVTGNGEVTVGFSEKRYGERFA
- a CDS encoding ABC transporter permease subunit, whose translation is MNGPNKTLRLLALTLGYGFLYLPIVCLVVFSFNASAVLTSWSGFSLRWYISLLHDDTLLSAALLSFKIALLAATAATVVGTWAGYVLARMGRFRGFALYVGMLSAPLVIPEVVLGISLLLMFVEMRSALGWPAENGSFTIWVGHVILCMSYVAVIIQARVRDLDRSIEEAALDLGAPPLKVFFAITLPLIAPSLASGWLLSFTLSLDDVVTSSFLSGPGASTLPMEVFSRVRLGLKPEINALATIFILTVGVFVVVANRLQWRKESSAS
- a CDS encoding ABC transporter permease, which translates into the protein MKTALSRLKPSGRTLAILPPYAWMVAFLLVPFLLVLKISFADLRFGIPPYTPLIHLEDGIAKLDLHWRGYAMLFSDSLYAATYLNSIKMAAVTTIWCILIGYPVAYYVARSSPRTRKLLLLGVILPFWTSQLLRVYAWVGILRNDGLLNQLLMTLGLTHSPIEIYRTDLAVYIGMIYAYLPFFILPLYANLVKMDLRLLEAAYDLGARPWNAFWRITLPLSMPGVISGAMLVFIPCVGEYVIPEMLGGANTLMMGRVMWNEFFNNADWPMASAVTIVMVLLLLVPLALFQHYEVRNQQREAGR
- a CDS encoding ABC transporter ATP-binding protein, giving the protein MSASIPGPDEFVKIEQVVKIFGDTVAVSSVDLSVARNEIFALLGSSGSGKSTLLRMLAGFEQPTSGRILLDGQDITRVPPYQRPVNMMFQSYALFPHMTVEANVAFGLKQEGVPKAEIHDRVFEALTLVQMAGYTRRKPHQLSGGQQQRVALARSLVKRPKLLLLDEPMSALDKQIRQKTQIELVKIVEQVGVTCILVTHDQEEAMTMARRLAVMTEGQIVQCGTPQDVYNFPNSRFVAGFIGTTNLFEGSIVIDEPDHVAIESTDLSRRLYVSHGVSEPLGMEVAVSIRPERVVVARGHPPGDYNWSRGIVSHMAWMGGYALYQVRLDSGKMVQASVPSLTLVRMDAPGIGDEAYVSWDADSATVLAA
- a CDS encoding polyamine ABC transporter substrate-binding protein is translated as MKLAKHAATILAATLALAAFSATAAEEKILNVYNWSDYTAPDTIPGFERLTGIKVRYDVYDSNDVLQAKLLTGHTGYDVVVPSTNYVARQIQAGLFQKLDKAHMPNLNYEDPAIMALVASVDPGNQYAVPWGMGTDGLGYNVTAVRKRLGDKADLASWDMLFNPANAAKLKDCGISVLDEAAQVFPAVLHYLGKDPNSTNPDDYKAAMQVLMKIRPYIREFNSSGYIDEMASGDLCMVYGYSGDVMIARHRARQAKKPYDINYFIPKGGAPAWFDVMAVPKDAPHPQNAMAFINYIETPQVHAAITNTMFYPNANKEARKYVIKEVADNPEIYPTPEVAKTLFVIKALPLSILRLQTRLWSELKSGR
- a CDS encoding group II truncated hemoglobin, which codes for MTAITRVEPIFEPLDSSKTFFELLGGEPAVRTLVDHFYDLMDMESDFAVLRGVHGPSLDQARDRLFWFLCGYFGGPDHYIERFGHPRLRARHLPFSIGESERDQWVACMGRAMQDQGVPQPLQDRILHSFFGVADWMRNRAG
- a CDS encoding ABC transporter permease — protein: MAGMADPGFPQFSAWRLGLALMRRDARAGELRLLILALVVAVASITSVGFLSSRVSQALVRDSAQMLGADLVLQADAPIPTDFSVQARRLGLNLSAVEQFPSMASSASRAQLVSLKAVEPGYPLRGVLRVAGQPYGPDAATRDVPAPGTVWVDAQLPALLGIKMGDSIALGDAHLRVAKVLSYEPDRGMQFIDLAPRVLMNLSDLPATDLVVTGSRVDYFLLAAGPPDAVAGYRAWLESRLGRGQKLASLGSGRPEVRRTLDRAQRFLALVALLAVMIAAVAVALAAGRFMQRHRDGIAVMRCLGAQQAQVTRLLRVEFGAVGLFSCAAGCALGYGVHQVLVWLLSGLINTHLPAPSFLPALQGMLTGMLLLLGFAMPSLSRLRRVPPARVLRRDLDAAPLRDLAGYALGALGMALMIWWFAGDARLAVIVAGGFLGAFLAFALAAWLCVLALGRLRNVLQGAPALRFALAGVVRRRLATITQVCALAVGLMALLLLTLTRTDLIAGWQRSLPLEAPNRFLINVQDDQRDAVSRQLADAGLVQAKLLPMVRGRLIAVNGKPVGPDDYDDPRAKRLVDREFNLSYDASLPKGNRIAQGRWLRPHGQGEVSLETGLAQRLRLHLGDRLVFEVGGQDVDARVTSLRTVDWDSMRVNFFAILSPATLSGLPRSWITSFYLPPGRGAVLRVLVARFPNLTVFDVAAILQQLQVVLAEVSRAVQLLFAFTLLAGMLVLAAALASTRDERVREAAVLRALGATRVQLARTQRIELLAVGALAGLLAAFGAVALAWLLAEQVFRFTMAPSLWPWLAGPAAGMLVAWTGGALALRGVLRAPPLVSLRET
- the paaK gene encoding phenylacetate--CoA ligase PaaK → MMNTLSKPGLDPIEHASRDEIEALQLQRLKWTLAHAYNNVPHYRQAFDNAGVHPDDLKQLSDIARFPFTTKKELRENYPFGMFAVPREQVSRVHASSGTTGKPTVVGYTKQDLDNWAGLVARSIRAAGGKPGDVVHVAYGYGLFTGGLGAHYGAERLGCTVIPMSGGQTEKQVQLIQDFKPDIIMVTPSYFCNILEEQRRQGVDPHASSLRIGIFGAEPWTGQMRKDIESEAGIDAVDIYGLSEVMGPGVASECVETKDGPVVWEDHFYAEIIDPQTGLPVADGEEGELVFTSLTKEAMPVIRYRTRDLTRLLPPTARSMRRIGKITGRSDDMLIIRGVNVFPTQVEEQVLKIAQLAPHYQLVLTREGNLDALEILAEVRAEFEHLCEAERDALGKQLQHAVKSYIGVTARVRVAEGGFVERTLTGKARRVVDKRPR